In Centropristis striata isolate RG_2023a ecotype Rhode Island chromosome 1, C.striata_1.0, whole genome shotgun sequence, one DNA window encodes the following:
- the LOC131974837 gene encoding beta-2-glycoprotein 1-like has translation MVFIFLQKMELIPTSFLLWPFVLFVIRTSAQENVCARPELTANIEMDGLQRYFNPGAELWLSCKRGYTSVLGPRKIVCGDSGQWTKTKLMCIPKRCPPPDPLSNGELYYEDVVFQSTINYTCNEGYILTGNSMAVCLADGTWSTRVPKCKPLTCGLAPIPQFGMIIYDKRIRGNTTVYSLGGTYRCLPPYVLFGNVRAECTINGNWTETPECRVVTCPPPGNIDNGYMSGDVKKDYDFKETVKYGCNGDYVLDGSLEIVCQGNGNWSEKPSCKGPCHVGIQRARILYRGRKVWIKDLRPNKLLHKEIVSVYCKDKARNCGYAVQTQCFDGELQIPECFEQPSRADYDHHLSSLPSEITQC, from the exons ATGGTCTTTATATTTCTACAAAAGATGGAACTAATACCGACTTCATTTCTGCTATGGCCATTTGTACTTTTTGTCATCAGGACATCTGCACAAGAAAATG TATGTGCTAGGCCTGAGCTGACTGCCAACATTGAGATGGATGGGCTCCAGAGGTACTTTAACCCCGGTGCAGAGTTATGGCTGTCCTGTAAACGGGGATACACCTCTGTGTTGGGCCCTCGGAAGATTGTTTGTGGTGACAGTGGACAATGGACGAAAACCAAATTAATGTGCATAC CCAAACGATGCCCCCCTCCTGATCCACTGTCTAATGGAGAACTGTACTATGAGGATGTTGTGTTCCAGAGTACGATTAACTACACTTGTAATGAAGG GTACATCTTGACTGGAAACAGCATGGCTGTGTGTCTTGCTGATGGAACATGGAGCACACGAGTACCAAAATGCAAAC CTTTGACCTGTGGTCTCGCTCCGATCCCACAGTTTGGGATGATCATTTATGACAAGAGGATCAGAGGGAACACCACTGTTTACAGCCTCGGAGGGACGTACAGATGTCTGCCTCCATACGTACTTTTTGGCAACGTAAGAGCAGAGTGCACCATCAACGGCAACTGGACAGAGACACCTGAATGTCGAG TGGTGACCTGCCCTCCACCGGGGAACATTGACAATGGATACATGTCAGGTGACGTAAAGAAAGACTACGACTTCAAGGAAACTGTCAAATATGGCTGCAATGGTGACTATGTACTGGACGGAAGCCTTGAGATCGTTTGTCAGGGGAATGGAAATTGGTCTGAAAAGCCATCCTGCAAAG GTCCTTGCCATGTTGGCATACAGAGAGCACGGATATTATATAGAGGACGAAAAGTCTGGATCAAAGACCTGCGCCCTAACAAATTGCTACACAAAGAGATTGTTTCAGTCTACTGCAAGGACAAGGCCAGGAACTGTGGTTACGCCGTGCAAACCCAGTGCTTCGATGGGGAACTCCAAATCCCTGAATGTTTTGAGC AGCCCAGCCGTGCTGATTATGACCATCATTTAAGTTCACTTCCATCAGAAATCACACAATGCTGA